From a region of the Synchiropus splendidus isolate RoL2022-P1 chromosome 12, RoL_Sspl_1.0, whole genome shotgun sequence genome:
- the gtf2a1 gene encoding transcription initiation factor IIA subunit 1: MASSANSNQVPRIYKSVIEDVINEVRELFLDEGVDEQVLLELKTLWENKLLQSKAVEGFHTEEQAALQAVHQQQQVQQGNQPTQAQQVILPPQQQQAPQQQVIVPDPKLLQHMSATGMSAAATAATLALPTGVTPYQQLITSQGQILQVVRAPNGAQYLIQPQQQILLQQQMQPGAVQAPVIQQVLAPLQGGIPQQTGVIIQPQQIVLAAGNKVQGNAQVMQTATMAAQPGQAAAQVQQSQAAAVPQNQAQQQQQQQQQPQAQQQPQMMLQVDGAGDTSSEEDEDEEEEYDEDDEEEKDKDAGEDGQVEEEPLNSGDDVSDAEDQELFDTENVVVCQYDKIHRSKNKWKFHLKDGIMNLNGRDFVFSKAIGDAEW; this comes from the exons ATGGCGAGCTCGGCTAACTCGAACCAAGTG CCTAGAATATATAAATCTGTCATCGAAGATGTCATCAACGAGGTACGAGAGCTGTTCCTGGATGAAGGGGTGGATGAGCAAGTCCTTCTGGAGCTGAAAACG CTGTGGGAGAACAAGCTGTTGCAGTCCAAGGCAGTGGAGGGCTTCCACACTGAAGAGCAGGCTGCCCTGCAGGCggttcaccagcagcagcaggtccagcagGGGAACCAGCCGACACAGGCCCAGCAAGTCATCCTCCCACCACAACAGCAGCAAG CTCCCCAGCAGCAAGTCATTGTACCAGATCCAAAGCTCCTCCAACATATGAGTGCTACTGGGATG AGTGCAGCAGCGACCGCAGCAACACTTGCGTTACCCACAGGGGTCACTCCGTACCAACAGCTCATCACAAGCCAAG GTCAGATCCTGCAGGTTGTGCGTGCACCCAATGGAGCGCAGTATCTTATCCAGCCCCAGCAGCAGATCCTGCTCCAGCAACAGATGCAGCCAGGTGCTGTGCAAGCTCCTGTTATACAGCAG GTCCTGGCTCCTCTACAGGGAGGCATCCCTCAGCAGACAGGAGTCATCATTCAGCCGCAGCAGATAGTTTTGGCTGCCGGAAACAAAGTCCAAGGCAACGCACAG GTGATGCAGACAGCGACGATGGCGGCGCAGCCAGGTCAAGCAGCGGCTCAGGTGCAACAGTCACAGGCTGCTGCTGTTCCCCAGAACcaagctcagcagcagcagcagcaacaacagcagcctcaggctcagcagcagccgcagaTGATGCTGCAGGTGGACGGTGCAGGAGAcacctcttcagaggaggatgaggatgaagaagaggagtacgatgaagatgacgaggaggagaaggacaaggacgcgggcgaagatggtcaggtggaggag GAGCCTCTGAACAGCGGCGATGACGTCAGCGATGCAGAGGATCAGGAGCTGTTCGATACAGAGAATGTGGTGGTCTGCCAGTATGACAAA ATTCACAGAAGTAAGAACAAATGGAAATTCCACCTGAAGGACGGGATCATGAACCTGAACGGGCGAGACTTTGTTTTCTCCAAAGCCATTGGGGACGCTGAGTGGTGA